One stretch of Treponema sp. J25 DNA includes these proteins:
- a CDS encoding glycoside hydrolase family 3 protein: MGRGIIISRLRVQLCTTVRRWGFMLGVLLLLPWHAPAIEPVDFFTQKDPSVLAEELLSRMSDEEILAQVFMFGWVGADPSPLILEWIEKRRIGGVKIFGWNTEDTLRLARAVGSLQEGALRSPLKIPLLVATDQEGGWIRHVKGTTSESPGNMAIGASGFPQDAYQAGFYIGRELAALGINMNFAPTVDLYTNTRSVLIGPRSFGDNPSAAGILGAAFARGMEKAGVIPTAKHFPGHGDTELDSHGILPLINIPFETLWNRELLPYRILVKERIPAIMSGHLAFPLTKAGRTPASLSPYFITEILRKKMGFTGIVVTDDLMMNGATTPAGSLSRAAQLALEAGNDILMFSKTPFLTDPVWTNLLATMQQNPQFRRRVQDAARRVLELKLTYLRRPETPPFVPKEAEVRKRVPDKEGQAFFLQLAARSVTVIFNKNGVIPVKKEQASRVLFASPFEDFLSQGRKLFPGVRTWRFSYDAPERLEIEQQNLRLQAQQVDTVVITCANGYGTNLIEALRTSGKRVIVVSVLSPIYVERLPWVDGALAIYSYAPESFLVALSTLAGTIQPEGKLPFKGLKLTS; the protein is encoded by the coding sequence TACAGCTCTGTACTACAGTGCGGCGGTGGGGATTTATGCTGGGGGTACTTCTCTTGCTCCCCTGGCATGCCCCCGCCATAGAGCCGGTTGATTTCTTTACCCAGAAAGATCCGTCGGTGCTGGCAGAAGAGTTGCTTTCCCGTATGAGTGACGAGGAGATCCTTGCCCAGGTATTCATGTTTGGCTGGGTAGGAGCAGACCCCTCGCCCCTCATTCTGGAGTGGATAGAAAAACGCCGAATTGGGGGCGTAAAAATTTTTGGATGGAATACGGAGGATACCCTGCGGCTTGCCAGGGCCGTGGGAAGTCTACAGGAAGGGGCCCTCCGCTCACCCCTTAAGATCCCCCTCTTAGTGGCGACCGACCAGGAAGGGGGTTGGATCCGACACGTCAAGGGGACAACCAGCGAAAGCCCGGGGAACATGGCCATCGGGGCCTCAGGATTCCCTCAGGATGCCTACCAGGCGGGATTTTATATTGGGAGAGAACTCGCTGCCCTGGGCATCAACATGAATTTCGCCCCCACCGTGGATCTTTACACCAATACCCGTTCGGTGCTTATCGGTCCCCGTTCTTTCGGGGATAATCCTTCGGCAGCGGGAATTCTAGGAGCCGCCTTTGCCCGGGGAATGGAAAAGGCGGGGGTTATTCCCACGGCGAAACATTTTCCCGGCCACGGAGACACGGAACTCGATTCCCATGGCATCCTGCCCCTTATCAATATTCCTTTTGAAACGCTGTGGAACCGGGAACTGCTTCCGTATCGTATTCTGGTAAAAGAGAGAATCCCCGCCATCATGTCAGGACACCTGGCCTTTCCCCTAACAAAGGCGGGAAGGACCCCTGCATCACTCAGTCCGTATTTTATTACCGAGATTCTGCGGAAAAAAATGGGATTCACCGGCATAGTGGTAACCGACGACCTTATGATGAATGGAGCCACCACCCCTGCGGGAAGCCTTTCCCGAGCCGCTCAACTTGCCCTCGAGGCGGGCAACGATATTTTGATGTTTTCAAAAACCCCCTTCCTAACCGATCCGGTATGGACCAATCTTCTTGCCACCATGCAACAGAATCCCCAATTCCGTCGGCGGGTTCAGGATGCGGCCCGGCGGGTACTGGAGCTTAAACTCACTTACCTGAGGCGCCCTGAGACACCACCCTTTGTTCCGAAAGAGGCGGAGGTCCGTAAAAGAGTTCCCGATAAGGAAGGGCAGGCCTTCTTTCTTCAGTTAGCAGCCCGGAGCGTCACGGTTATATTCAACAAAAATGGGGTAATACCCGTCAAGAAAGAACAGGCCAGCAGGGTGCTTTTTGCAAGTCCCTTCGAAGATTTTCTTTCCCAGGGAAGAAAACTGTTCCCCGGGGTTCGTACATGGCGTTTTTCCTATGATGCTCCAGAAAGGCTTGAAATAGAACAACAGAACCTTCGCCTCCAGGCCCAGCAGGTAGACACGGTGGTTATCACCTGCGCCAATGGCTATGGAACAAATCTTATTGAAGCCCTTCGTACCAGCGGAAAGAGGGTCATTGTGGTATCCGTACTCTCGCCTATATATGTAGAACGGCTCCCCTGGGTTGACGGGGCCCTGGCGATATATAGTTATGCCCCCGAATCGTTTCTTGTTGCCCTTTCGACCCTGGCGGGAACCATCCAACCAGAAGGGAAGCTTCCCTTTAAAGGGCTTAAGCTTACCTCATAA